Proteins from one Natrinema salinisoli genomic window:
- a CDS encoding signal peptidase I, which translates to MIRRGVGWALRGLVVVTVLALVAGQLLGQPILLSFVETGSMEPTIDTGDGFIAVPSEVTGEPEPGDVVVFEAEKIQGGGLTTHRIVEETPRGYVTRGDANPFTDQDGNEPHVQDAQIVATAWQVNGAVVTIPHFGTAVMSVSDAFGGVQTKLAAAFGTRNLLGNSGLAVVLLAFSSVLYVAETVRERRSTSFESRLGSDDGGDGIDPRVLSAGFALLVVSAGGAAMIVPAGTQSYDVISAEFESEQPLVIERGTTDEIPYTVSNGGFVPTVSYVESGGDDVTVTPDRATVGPRDETSVTVSITTPDETGYFPTYITEYRYLYVLPVPVLDALYELHPWVPFATILSLLGGGTYGLGRVLAGPVDARSRRLAARSRRTTARSIIRRLY; encoded by the coding sequence ATGATTCGTCGGGGGGTCGGATGGGCACTGCGAGGACTCGTTGTCGTTACCGTTCTCGCGCTGGTCGCGGGGCAACTGCTCGGACAGCCGATACTGCTCAGTTTCGTCGAAACCGGGAGTATGGAACCGACGATCGACACGGGTGACGGATTCATCGCCGTTCCGAGCGAAGTGACCGGCGAACCGGAGCCGGGCGACGTCGTTGTGTTCGAGGCCGAGAAGATTCAGGGCGGCGGACTGACGACGCACCGTATCGTCGAGGAGACGCCTCGCGGGTACGTAACGCGCGGGGACGCGAATCCGTTTACCGATCAGGACGGCAACGAGCCCCACGTACAGGACGCTCAGATCGTCGCGACCGCGTGGCAAGTCAACGGCGCGGTCGTGACGATCCCTCACTTCGGGACGGCCGTCATGTCGGTGAGCGATGCGTTCGGCGGTGTTCAAACGAAACTGGCGGCCGCGTTCGGAACGCGGAACCTCCTCGGAAACTCGGGCCTGGCGGTGGTTCTGCTCGCCTTCTCGAGCGTCCTCTACGTCGCCGAGACGGTCCGCGAACGGCGATCGACGTCGTTCGAATCGCGGCTCGGTAGCGACGACGGGGGCGACGGAATCGATCCGCGAGTGCTCTCGGCCGGGTTCGCGCTGTTAGTCGTCTCCGCAGGAGGGGCGGCGATGATCGTGCCGGCGGGGACGCAGTCCTACGACGTGATCAGCGCGGAGTTCGAGTCGGAGCAACCGCTCGTGATCGAACGGGGAACGACCGACGAGATCCCGTATACGGTTTCGAACGGTGGGTTCGTTCCGACGGTCTCCTACGTCGAATCCGGCGGCGACGACGTGACGGTCACACCGGACCGGGCGACCGTCGGTCCACGGGACGAGACGTCGGTCACGGTCTCGATTACGACACCCGACGAGACCGGCTACTTCCCGACGTACATCACCGAGTATCGCTACCTGTACGTGCTTCCGGTACCGGTTCTCGACGCTCTCTACGAGCTCCACCCGTGGGTGCCGTTCGCCACTATCCTTTCGCTACTCGGCGGTGGAACCTACGGTCTCGGTCGGGTACTCGCCGGACCGGTGGACGCTCGCTCGAGACGACTGGCCGCCCGCAGTCGGCGGACCACGGCGCGGTCGATCATTCGGAGGCTCTACTGA
- a CDS encoding DUF1102 domain-containing protein has protein sequence MQRRKFVIGMGALASGTAAAVGSGAFSSVTASRDVDVEVADDASAYLRLEGAGGANSEYVTGDGNGGTLTIDLSSNNPTDAGGDGVNPDAITEIDDLFVIENQGTQEVDVDFSKTGDNASRVSFYPDGEAYDGDSLATSPVTLGPGESTTVSVEVDTEGSGLGDGDELLDSVTVSATAN, from the coding sequence ATGCAACGACGCAAATTCGTTATCGGAATGGGAGCACTGGCATCGGGAACTGCTGCAGCCGTCGGATCGGGTGCGTTCTCGAGCGTGACCGCATCACGAGACGTCGACGTCGAAGTCGCCGACGACGCCTCCGCTTACCTGCGCCTCGAAGGCGCCGGCGGCGCGAACTCGGAGTACGTGACGGGCGACGGAAACGGCGGGACGCTGACGATCGACCTCAGCTCGAACAACCCCACCGACGCGGGCGGTGACGGCGTCAATCCGGACGCGATCACGGAGATCGACGACCTGTTCGTCATCGAAAACCAGGGGACCCAGGAGGTCGACGTCGACTTCTCCAAGACCGGCGACAACGCGAGCCGCGTCTCGTTCTACCCCGACGGCGAGGCCTACGACGGCGATTCGCTGGCGACCAGTCCCGTCACGTTAGGTCCCGGCGAAAGCACGACCGTCAGCGTCGAGGTCGACACGGAAGGCAGCGGGCTCGGCGACGGCGACGAGCTGCTCGACTCGGTGACCGTCAGCGCGACGGCGAACTAA
- a CDS encoding DUF7344 domain-containing protein yields MGVSQAKPSGEIDVSQPDRQRLTEDELFELLANQRRRHIMHALMREDARLDIGDLSQEIAAWEDGLAFEDVSSTDRKRVYTALQQSHLPKMDKAGVVEFDRDRGTIEPTPALEDVEIYMDVVRGREIPWSDYYLGLTALSGALFVTSTLDLLPFSQLPAAAWGVFVIVTFAVSALAHRYYARRSRLGIAEQPPSVELEYRDRPTDE; encoded by the coding sequence ATGGGGGTCAGCCAAGCGAAACCATCCGGGGAGATCGACGTATCGCAGCCAGACCGGCAGCGGTTGACTGAAGACGAACTCTTCGAGCTCCTGGCGAACCAGCGGCGGCGACACATCATGCACGCGCTCATGCGCGAGGACGCGCGCCTCGATATCGGTGACCTCTCACAGGAGATCGCCGCCTGGGAGGACGGGCTCGCCTTCGAGGACGTCTCGAGCACCGATCGGAAGCGGGTCTACACTGCCCTCCAGCAGTCCCACCTCCCGAAAATGGACAAGGCGGGCGTCGTCGAGTTCGATCGCGACCGGGGGACGATCGAGCCGACGCCGGCACTGGAAGACGTGGAGATCTACATGGACGTCGTCCGCGGCCGCGAGATCCCCTGGAGCGACTACTACCTCGGGTTGACGGCGCTCTCCGGCGCACTGTTCGTCACGTCGACACTCGACTTGCTACCGTTCAGCCAGCTCCCCGCAGCCGCGTGGGGCGTCTTCGTCATCGTCACGTTCGCCGTCTCCGCGCTCGCACACCGCTACTACGCCAGACGGAGCCGACTCGGGATCGCGGAGCAGCCCCCGAGCGTGGAACTCGAGTACCGGGATCGACCGACCGACGAGTGA
- a CDS encoding LLM class oxidoreductase: MPTGGHVNAGYRRLFDRDGLTFGAGFPLTGANRSTPNVADELRLAEHVESVGFDGLWARDVPTYWPKFGDAGQTFDTWPWLSHVAAHTDDIALGTSSVVLTLRHPLHVAKSAATVDRLSEGRLVLGVASGDRDPEYPAFDVDREERGELFRESVEALRTVWREDFPELEGRWGSLEGNLDVVPKPTTDTLPLLPTGHARQSREWIAEHGDGWLFYHLPESTLENYLADWREAAGEKPFSIAVRVELADDPTAGPEPLHLGFHAGVEWFREYFARLEDYGLDHAIVGIQNDDREAALSTFADEIIDRL; the protein is encoded by the coding sequence ATGCCCACCGGTGGACACGTGAACGCTGGCTATCGCCGCCTGTTCGATCGCGACGGCCTGACCTTCGGTGCCGGCTTTCCGCTGACCGGAGCGAACCGCTCGACGCCGAACGTTGCGGACGAACTGCGACTCGCCGAGCACGTCGAGTCCGTCGGTTTCGACGGACTCTGGGCGCGAGACGTCCCGACCTACTGGCCCAAATTCGGCGACGCCGGCCAGACGTTCGACACGTGGCCGTGGCTCTCCCACGTCGCCGCCCACACCGACGACATCGCGCTCGGCACCTCGAGCGTCGTCCTCACGCTTCGCCACCCGCTCCACGTCGCGAAATCCGCGGCGACGGTCGACCGGCTCTCGGAGGGCCGACTGGTCCTCGGCGTCGCCTCCGGCGACCGCGACCCCGAGTATCCCGCCTTCGACGTCGACCGCGAGGAGCGCGGCGAACTGTTCCGCGAGAGCGTCGAAGCCCTCCGGACGGTCTGGCGGGAGGACTTCCCCGAACTCGAGGGACGATGGGGATCGCTCGAGGGAAACCTCGACGTCGTCCCGAAGCCGACGACCGACACCCTGCCGCTGCTGCCGACCGGCCACGCCCGCCAGTCCCGCGAGTGGATCGCCGAGCACGGCGACGGCTGGCTGTTCTATCACCTCCCCGAGTCGACGCTCGAGAATTATCTCGCGGACTGGCGCGAGGCCGCGGGCGAGAAACCGTTCTCGATCGCGGTTCGCGTCGAACTCGCCGACGATCCGACGGCCGGCCCGGAGCCGCTTCACCTCGGGTTTCACGCCGGCGTCGAGTGGTTCCGGGAGTACTTCGCCCGACTCGAGGACTACGGGCTCGATCACGCGATCGTCGGGATTCAAAACGACGACCGAGAAGCCGCGCTGTCGACGTTCGCCGACGAGATCATCGACCGGTTGTAG
- a CDS encoding aconitate hydratase, giving the protein MGQTLTEKILDDHLVEGELETGEEIGIEIDQVLTQDTTGTMVWLQFEAMGLDEVQTEIAAQYCDHQTYQFDFKNTDDHRFLRSAAGKYGAHFSRPGNGICHNVHRENFAAPGKTLLGSDSHTPTPGGLGELAIGAGGIDVTVAMGGAPYYIEMPEVVNVRLEGELPEWATAKDVILEMLRRLSVKGGVGKILEYTGPGVETLTAPERMTITNMGTELGATTSIFPTDEQTKDYLERVNRGDEYVELQPDDDAEYDDEIVVDLSDLEPLIAQPSMPDKVVPVSEVEGESVEQVIVGSCTNGGYEDILPVAKMLEGRETSMETETIVAPGSKQASEMLAREGWVAEMMAAGVNFSEATCGACIGIGHVPSSDSVSLRTFNRNFEGRSGIEDDNVYLCSPEVAAAASLKGEIVDPRNLADELGDLEAPGVELPDEYDGSKTDLIAPDEAVDDELIKGPNIGDVPLKDQLDSDIQGEALLKMEDNITTDHIIPATQDILMYRSNVPKLSEFTLSRVDETFAQRALDADGGFLVAGENYGQGSSREHAALCPMYLGIEGVLAQSFARIHRANLFNFGIVPLTIDEDTYENIDQGDDVEIVDNVYDAVTSGQEEFTVRINGEDEYTATLDASERERAILAAGGKLAWTKEQAEGGSGAAPADD; this is encoded by the coding sequence ATGGGACAGACTCTCACCGAAAAGATTCTCGACGACCACCTCGTCGAGGGCGAACTCGAGACCGGCGAGGAGATCGGGATCGAGATCGACCAGGTACTTACCCAGGACACGACCGGGACCATGGTTTGGCTCCAGTTCGAAGCCATGGGGCTAGACGAGGTCCAGACCGAGATCGCAGCGCAGTACTGCGACCACCAGACTTATCAGTTCGACTTCAAGAACACCGACGACCACCGTTTCCTCCGCTCTGCGGCCGGCAAATACGGCGCTCACTTCTCCCGACCCGGTAACGGTATCTGCCACAACGTCCACCGCGAGAACTTCGCGGCCCCCGGCAAGACGCTGCTGGGTTCGGACAGCCACACGCCGACTCCCGGCGGCCTCGGCGAACTCGCCATCGGCGCCGGCGGGATCGACGTCACCGTCGCCATGGGCGGTGCGCCCTACTACATCGAGATGCCCGAAGTCGTCAACGTCCGCCTCGAAGGCGAGCTCCCCGAGTGGGCCACCGCGAAGGACGTCATCCTCGAGATGCTCCGTCGCCTCTCCGTCAAGGGCGGCGTCGGCAAGATCCTCGAGTACACCGGTCCGGGCGTCGAAACCCTGACCGCACCCGAGCGGATGACCATCACCAACATGGGAACCGAGCTCGGCGCGACCACGTCGATCTTCCCGACCGACGAGCAGACCAAAGACTACCTCGAGCGCGTCAACCGCGGCGACGAGTACGTCGAGCTCCAGCCCGACGACGACGCCGAGTACGACGACGAGATCGTCGTCGACCTCTCCGACCTCGAGCCGCTGATCGCACAGCCCTCGATGCCGGACAAGGTCGTTCCCGTCAGCGAAGTCGAAGGCGAATCCGTCGAGCAGGTCATCGTCGGCTCCTGTACGAACGGCGGCTACGAGGACATCCTCCCCGTCGCCAAGATGCTCGAGGGACGCGAAACCTCGATGGAGACCGAGACGATCGTCGCGCCCGGCTCCAAGCAGGCCTCCGAGATGCTCGCCCGCGAGGGCTGGGTCGCGGAGATGATGGCCGCCGGCGTCAACTTCTCCGAGGCGACGTGTGGTGCCTGTATCGGCATCGGCCACGTTCCCTCCTCGGACTCCGTCTCCCTGCGAACCTTCAACCGCAACTTCGAAGGTCGCTCGGGAATCGAAGACGACAACGTCTACCTCTGCTCGCCCGAGGTCGCGGCCGCGGCCTCCCTCAAGGGCGAAATCGTCGACCCCCGCAACCTCGCCGACGAACTCGGCGATCTCGAAGCGCCCGGCGTCGAGCTCCCCGACGAGTACGACGGATCGAAGACCGACCTCATCGCGCCCGACGAGGCCGTCGACGACGAACTCATCAAGGGCCCGAACATCGGCGACGTCCCGCTGAAGGACCAGCTCGACTCGGACATTCAGGGTGAAGCGCTCCTGAAGATGGAGGACAACATCACGACCGACCACATCATCCCTGCGACGCAGGACATCCTGATGTACCGGTCGAACGTCCCCAAGCTCTCCGAGTTCACGCTCAGCCGCGTCGACGAGACCTTCGCACAGCGCGCGCTCGACGCCGACGGCGGCTTCCTCGTCGCCGGCGAGAACTACGGCCAGGGCTCCTCGCGAGAACACGCCGCTCTCTGTCCGATGTACCTCGGTATCGAGGGCGTCCTCGCACAGAGCTTCGCACGCATCCACCGCGCGAACCTCTTCAACTTCGGGATCGTCCCGCTGACGATCGACGAGGACACCTACGAGAACATCGACCAGGGCGACGACGTCGAGATCGTCGACAACGTCTACGACGCCGTCACCAGCGGACAGGAGGAGTTCACCGTCCGCATCAACGGCGAAGACGAGTACACGGCGACGCTGGACGCCTCCGAACGCGAGCGCGCAATTCTCGCCGCCGGTGGCAAGCTCGCCTGGACGAAAGAGCAGGCCGAAGGCGGCAGCGGCGCGGCGCCCGCCGACGACTGA
- a CDS encoding deoxyuridine 5'-triphosphate nucleotidohydrolase, with protein MFRSGAFVADHVSPTTDAQIQPNGVDLTADVVFEQLEPGRIGRDGKEIGDRVARPLEELEEKDPHTYYLPEGSYVVRYGERIAIPEGHVGFVYPRSSLMRNSCMLNTAVWDAGYEGRGEGLLQVHHDIEIERGARIAQLVFAEANHEDVYDGSYQGENVE; from the coding sequence ATGTTCCGCTCCGGTGCGTTCGTTGCCGACCACGTCTCGCCGACGACCGACGCGCAGATCCAGCCCAACGGGGTCGATCTGACCGCCGACGTCGTCTTCGAGCAACTGGAGCCGGGGCGCATCGGCCGAGACGGGAAAGAGATCGGGGACCGGGTGGCCCGCCCGCTCGAGGAACTCGAGGAGAAAGACCCCCACACGTACTACCTGCCCGAGGGGTCCTACGTCGTCCGCTACGGCGAGCGGATCGCGATTCCGGAGGGCCACGTCGGCTTCGTCTACCCCCGCTCGTCGCTCATGCGGAACTCCTGTATGCTCAATACCGCGGTGTGGGACGCCGGCTACGAGGGGCGGGGCGAAGGGCTGTTGCAGGTCCACCACGACATCGAAATCGAGCGCGGTGCCAGGATCGCCCAGCTGGTCTTCGCCGAGGCGAACCACGAGGACGTCTACGACGGGAGTTACCAGGGCGAAAACGTCGAGTAG
- a CDS encoding metal-dependent hydrolase, with the protein MMATTHVFAGLAAVAPVAFLAPEFAAVLGIGAILGGIAPDFDLVFTHRRTLHFPVVGLAVAVPAVVVAALFPSPLTLVLAAFAGTAWLHAASDAIGGGPEIDPWTERTERAVYNHVRGRWIRPRRWIRYDGAPEDAALGIALAIPALLVFDGGFTAVIAACVAVSLLYALLRRRLVAWTPDWLE; encoded by the coding sequence ATGATGGCGACCACCCACGTGTTTGCCGGGCTCGCGGCCGTCGCGCCGGTCGCGTTCCTCGCGCCGGAGTTTGCCGCAGTACTCGGGATCGGTGCGATTCTCGGCGGCATCGCCCCCGATTTCGATCTCGTCTTCACGCATCGGCGGACGCTCCACTTCCCCGTGGTCGGGCTCGCGGTCGCCGTCCCCGCGGTCGTCGTCGCAGCCCTCTTCCCCTCGCCGCTCACGCTCGTTCTGGCCGCGTTCGCGGGGACGGCCTGGCTCCACGCCGCGAGCGACGCGATCGGCGGCGGCCCCGAAATAGACCCCTGGACGGAACGCACCGAGCGCGCGGTCTACAACCACGTTCGCGGTCGATGGATCCGGCCGCGACGGTGGATCCGCTACGACGGCGCTCCCGAGGACGCCGCCCTCGGCATCGCACTCGCGATTCCGGCGCTCCTCGTCTTCGACGGCGGGTTCACCGCCGTGATCGCCGCCTGCGTCGCCGTCTCACTGCTCTACGCACTCCTCCGGCGTCGACTGGTCGCGTGGACGCCCGACTGGCTCGAGTGA
- a CDS encoding copper resistance protein CopD, which translates to MIDELVARTIHLVVAALWAGSVCFVAAVVLPLVRDGAFNTTHPLEVISEKLTTVSRVSSLLLLLTGGHLAGTGYTTGTLVGSTNGRLVLAMVALWLVLTALVEIGTKRFETGLAGKKIREPARDALPVFRAAAVVAIGLLVVAGLLSANVGALL; encoded by the coding sequence ATGATAGACGAGCTCGTCGCCAGAACGATCCATCTGGTCGTTGCCGCCCTCTGGGCCGGCAGCGTCTGCTTCGTCGCCGCCGTCGTCCTGCCGCTCGTGCGCGACGGCGCGTTCAACACGACCCACCCGCTCGAGGTGATTTCGGAGAAGCTCACGACGGTGTCGCGGGTGAGTTCGCTGCTCCTCCTGCTGACGGGAGGGCACCTCGCGGGGACCGGCTACACCACGGGGACGCTCGTCGGCTCGACCAACGGGCGACTGGTGCTCGCGATGGTCGCGCTCTGGCTCGTGCTGACCGCACTCGTCGAGATCGGGACGAAACGGTTCGAAACCGGGCTCGCCGGGAAGAAGATCCGCGAACCGGCTCGCGACGCGCTGCCGGTGTTTCGAGCGGCGGCCGTCGTCGCCATCGGATTGCTGGTCGTTGCCGGGCTGCTGTCGGCCAATGTGGGCGCGCTCCTGTGA
- a CDS encoding PAS domain S-box protein, producing MTSSGRPVVFVGDDPTPSDDLEAAFDVVALADRTAVADYLETTPAACVVVDGSDTDRVATVAAACDAAPSVPIIYTTATADGAAAAAATRAGATEYVVREADETVADRVAAVAPTGDATDAPVPEPGKTPSALEGRSPQRDLEQARPSRERTPERFDDAHFAVDEDFELTAVHGRADDLLTRDGAVGTSLWEAIPDAIGSALETQYRRALAAETMITLEEYAPTLERWLRLRIAPLDGGLSVSVSDTTERHERETDLQRCEAIVETIDDGVLVIDSDQRFVHANDAFADLVGTDAETIVGMHASSFVDDATWNDWMAVAMSLTAGNVSHQTIEAELQRVDGGTVPIEAKVTPLESTDSDDVSFVCVVRDVTERNRRADVVTELLETTQALFSCESREAVADVVVDAAERVLGFEIVTVRFYDPDAEELVLTAASETVSDLFDERKRAGIYESKMGEAFRQSEPIVFDDLRTDSRSTVHDYESFRGAMCIPIGNHGILNVGSAVTGAFDDRHVQLAQLLTASANAALERADRREDLLRHEQVLEAVEGMVYAVDEDTRLTLVTDPLAERLGYDREELLGEPVSLIFDDDSYDRASDRLEDMLSDPQRDRGAFEATYVTADGDRFPVEIECSLLPRSETDIETEAFRGTVSVVRDITRRKEREQYLQVLNRVLRHNLRNDLTVVIGYAELLCDRLEDRDLTAAATTLRETATDLARTSEKTRAIQYALDRDGDLQPVDVAATVEDAIDTVEIGDATISVTTTGDYHAWADPGLELVVDNLLENAVRHTGAAPTVEVTVERDDEGIRLSIDDDGPGIPPAEIAVVTGESDITQLTHSSGLGLWLVRWMVDSYGGSISFARSPLGGSRVDIVLEAAPPESTGATGGDAADAAISEPADGP from the coding sequence GTGACCAGTTCCGGTCGGCCCGTCGTCTTCGTCGGGGACGACCCGACACCATCCGACGACCTCGAAGCGGCGTTCGACGTGGTCGCGCTAGCGGATCGAACGGCGGTCGCCGACTACCTCGAGACGACTCCCGCTGCCTGCGTCGTGGTCGACGGGTCCGACACCGATCGCGTCGCAACCGTCGCCGCGGCGTGCGACGCTGCGCCGTCGGTGCCGATTATTTATACGACAGCGACGGCCGACGGGGCCGCCGCTGCCGCCGCGACGCGCGCGGGAGCGACCGAGTACGTCGTTCGCGAAGCCGACGAGACGGTCGCCGACCGTGTCGCGGCCGTCGCACCTACCGGCGACGCAACGGATGCTCCAGTACCCGAACCCGGGAAAACGCCGTCCGCCCTCGAAGGTAGGTCGCCACAGCGCGACCTCGAGCAGGCACGGCCGTCCCGCGAGCGGACTCCCGAGCGGTTCGACGATGCGCACTTCGCCGTCGACGAGGATTTCGAACTCACCGCAGTACACGGTCGGGCCGACGACTTACTGACACGCGACGGGGCCGTGGGAACCTCGCTCTGGGAGGCGATACCCGACGCCATCGGATCGGCACTGGAAACGCAGTATCGTCGCGCGCTGGCGGCGGAGACCATGATCACCCTCGAAGAGTATGCGCCCACGCTGGAGCGGTGGCTCCGGCTCCGAATCGCTCCCCTCGATGGGGGCCTCTCGGTGTCCGTGAGCGATACCACCGAGCGCCACGAACGGGAAACCGATCTGCAGCGCTGCGAGGCGATCGTCGAGACGATCGACGACGGCGTGCTCGTAATCGACTCGGATCAGCGGTTCGTCCACGCCAACGATGCCTTCGCCGATCTCGTCGGGACGGACGCCGAAACGATCGTCGGAATGCACGCCTCGTCGTTCGTCGACGACGCCACCTGGAACGACTGGATGGCCGTTGCCATGTCGCTGACGGCCGGCAATGTGAGTCACCAGACGATCGAAGCCGAGCTCCAGCGAGTCGACGGCGGGACCGTCCCGATCGAAGCGAAAGTGACTCCGCTGGAATCGACCGACAGCGACGACGTCTCGTTCGTCTGCGTCGTCCGCGACGTGACCGAACGGAACCGCCGCGCCGACGTCGTTACGGAGTTACTCGAGACGACGCAGGCGCTGTTTTCCTGTGAGTCGCGCGAGGCCGTCGCGGACGTCGTCGTCGACGCCGCCGAGCGCGTCCTCGGGTTCGAAATCGTCACCGTCCGCTTCTACGATCCGGACGCCGAGGAACTGGTCCTGACGGCCGCGTCCGAGACGGTCAGCGACCTGTTCGACGAGCGAAAGCGAGCGGGGATCTACGAGAGCAAAATGGGCGAGGCCTTCCGACAGTCCGAGCCGATCGTGTTCGACGACTTGCGGACCGACTCCCGCAGTACGGTCCACGATTACGAGTCGTTCCGGGGTGCCATGTGCATCCCGATCGGGAACCACGGCATCCTCAACGTCGGCTCGGCAGTGACCGGCGCGTTCGACGACCGTCACGTCCAGCTCGCGCAACTGCTGACCGCGAGCGCGAACGCCGCGCTCGAGCGAGCCGATCGTCGGGAGGACCTCCTGCGACACGAACAGGTCCTCGAGGCCGTCGAAGGGATGGTGTACGCGGTCGACGAGGACACCCGTCTCACACTGGTGACCGACCCGCTCGCCGAGCGGCTGGGGTACGACCGCGAGGAGCTCCTCGGCGAACCCGTCTCGCTCATTTTCGACGACGACTCGTACGATCGCGCGAGCGACCGCCTCGAAGACATGCTCTCGGATCCGCAGCGAGACCGCGGCGCCTTCGAGGCCACCTACGTCACCGCCGACGGCGACCGGTTTCCGGTCGAGATCGAATGCTCGCTGTTGCCCCGCAGCGAGACCGACATCGAGACCGAGGCGTTCCGCGGGACCGTCAGCGTCGTCAGGGACATCACGCGGCGCAAGGAGCGTGAGCAATACCTGCAAGTTCTCAACCGGGTTCTCCGACACAACCTCCGCAACGATCTGACCGTCGTCATCGGCTACGCGGAACTCCTCTGTGACCGGCTCGAGGACCGGGATCTCACGGCCGCCGCGACCACGTTGCGGGAAACCGCGACCGATCTCGCCCGAACCAGCGAGAAGACCCGCGCCATCCAGTACGCCCTCGACCGAGACGGCGACCTCCAACCGGTCGACGTCGCCGCAACCGTCGAGGACGCCATCGACACCGTCGAAATCGGGGATGCCACCATTTCGGTCACGACGACCGGCGACTACCACGCCTGGGCCGACCCCGGGCTGGAACTCGTCGTCGACAACCTGCTCGAGAACGCGGTTCGGCACACGGGAGCGGCACCGACCGTCGAAGTCACCGTCGAGCGTGACGACGAAGGAATCCGGCTCTCGATCGACGACGACGGGCCAGGCATTCCGCCCGCCGAGATCGCCGTCGTCACCGGCGAAAGCGACATCACGCAACTGACCCACAGCAGCGGCCTCGGCCTCTGGCTGGTCCGCTGGATGGTCGACAGCTACGGGGGCAGCATCTCGTTCGCACGGTCGCCGCTGGGCGGCAGTCGCGTCGACATCGTCCTGGAGGCTGCCCCACCGGAGTCGACGGGCGCGACGGGGGGAGACGCGGCGGACGCAGCGATATCGGAGCCGGCGGACGGACCGTGA
- the gnd gene encoding phosphogluconate dehydrogenase (NAD(+)-dependent, decarboxylating) yields MQLGLIGLGRMGQIVVDRTLAAGHDVVAFDLDEEAVATAADAGADPADSIDDFLDQLGSDKRIWLMVPAGEAVDVTLEELEPRLDGDDIVVDGGNSNFEDSVRRAESCPAAYLDCGTSGGPAGAELGFSLMVGGPQWAYDELEPIFDAVATGPDGHERMGPAGSGHYVKMIHNGVEYALMQAYGEGFELLHEGRYDLDLENVASVWNNGAVIRSWLLELCEEAFREEGTDLGTVADRIEGGSTGTWTVQESLEQEVPLPLIYTALSERFGSRADDGRFSRRLANRLRYGFGRHDVPRRE; encoded by the coding sequence ATGCAACTGGGCCTGATCGGACTCGGACGGATGGGACAGATCGTCGTCGACCGAACCCTCGCAGCGGGCCACGACGTCGTCGCCTTCGACTTGGACGAAGAAGCGGTCGCGACCGCAGCCGATGCCGGGGCCGACCCCGCCGACTCGATCGACGACTTCCTCGACCAGCTGGGATCGGACAAACGTATCTGGCTGATGGTCCCCGCCGGCGAGGCGGTCGACGTCACCCTCGAGGAACTCGAGCCCCGTCTGGACGGCGACGATATCGTCGTCGACGGCGGGAACTCCAACTTCGAGGATTCCGTCCGGCGAGCCGAGTCCTGCCCTGCGGCGTATCTCGACTGCGGGACCTCCGGCGGCCCTGCGGGTGCCGAGCTGGGGTTCTCGCTGATGGTCGGCGGTCCCCAGTGGGCCTACGACGAACTCGAGCCGATCTTCGACGCCGTCGCGACCGGTCCCGACGGGCACGAACGAATGGGACCGGCGGGCTCGGGCCACTACGTCAAGATGATCCACAACGGCGTCGAGTACGCCCTGATGCAGGCCTACGGGGAAGGGTTCGAACTGCTCCACGAGGGGCGGTACGACCTCGACCTCGAGAACGTCGCCTCCGTCTGGAACAACGGCGCCGTCATTCGGTCCTGGTTGCTCGAACTGTGTGAGGAGGCCTTCCGCGAGGAAGGGACCGACCTGGGCACCGTCGCCGATCGGATCGAAGGCGGCTCGACCGGCACGTGGACCGTCCAGGAGAGCCTCGAGCAGGAAGTACCCCTGCCGCTGATCTACACGGCGCTGTCCGAACGGTTCGGGTCGCGGGCCGACGACGGCCGGTTCTCGCGGCGACTGGCGAACCGACTCCGGTACGGTTTCGGTCGACACGACGTCCCGCGGCGCGAGTGA
- a CDS encoding HalOD1 output domain-containing protein, whose product MKSIEQTAVSVSADDQLSMAVIDLVARATDTDPLELDPLYDAIDPDLLDSLPDSDGFSSLEFSYHGYTISVAAVDDEITVALEGRRISADDSSGDLIGGESST is encoded by the coding sequence ATGAAATCGATCGAGCAGACAGCCGTTTCCGTTTCAGCCGACGATCAACTGAGCATGGCCGTCATCGATCTCGTTGCCCGGGCGACCGACACCGATCCGCTCGAGCTCGACCCGCTGTACGACGCGATCGACCCCGACCTCCTCGACTCGCTTCCCGACTCGGACGGCTTTTCGAGCCTCGAGTTCTCCTATCACGGGTATACGATCTCCGTCGCGGCCGTCGACGACGAAATCACGGTTGCGCTCGAGGGGAGACGGATTTCGGCCGATGACTCCTCGGGCGATCTCATTGGCGGCGAATCGTCGACGTAG